In the genome of Streptomyces sp. SAI-127, the window GTAGCAGGCATACGGACCCCGGCCCTCGCGACGGCCGCCCTCACCTCCGTGGCCCTGCTGTCCCAGTCGGCGAACGCCGCGCCGGCCGATGACAGGCCGAGTCTCGAAGAGGTGGAGAAGAAGGTCGACGACCTCTACCGCCAGGCCGAGTCGGCGACCGACAACTACAACGCGGCCAAGGAGAAGACGGCCAAGCAGCGCAAGCAGGTCGACACGCTCCTCGACGACGTCGCCCAGCGCACCCAGAAGCTCAACCAGGCGCGGGAGGAGCTCGGTTCCTTCGCCGCCGCCCAGTACCGCACCGGCGCCGGGGCCTCCGGCACGGCGACCTTCCTGCTCGCCGACACTCCGCAGGACTACTTCGACGAGACGCAGTTGATGGCGCGTCTGACGGACCGCCAGAAGGGCGCGGTCGACGACTACGTCTCCGAGCAGTCCGCGACGATGAAGAAGCGTCAGGAGGCCTCCCAGAGCCTTCAGACGCTCACCGAGACGCAGAGCGACCTGAAGACGGCCAAGGCGACCGTCCAGAAGAAGCTCTCCGACGCGCGCGAGATCCTGTCGGAGCTGACGGCCCAGGAGAAGGCGCGCCTCGCGGCGATCGAGAAGCAGAAGCAGGAGGAGGCGGCCCGCAAGGCGGCGGAGCTGGCGCAGCAGCAGGCAGCGGCGGCGGAGGCCGCGCAGGAGGCCACCGCCCCGCAGGAGAGCACGTCGACGCCGACCGACTCCTCGTATGCCACCAAGGCCGCCAAGGCCCTCGCCTTCGCCCGCGCGCAGATCGGCAAGCCGTACGTCTGGGGCGCCACCGGGCCCGACTCCTACGACTGCTCAGGCCTCACCCAGGCCGCCTGGAAGGCCGCCGGCGTCGACCTCCCCCGCGTCACCTACGACCAGGTCAACGCCGGCACCACGGTCTCCCTCGCCGACGCTCAGCCCGGTGACCTGGTCTTCTTCTACGACGACATCAGCCACGTCGGCCTCTACATCGGCAACGGCATGATGATCCACGCCCCCAAGCCGGGCGCGTACGTCCGCGAGGAGTCGATCTACTACGACGGCGAGTCGGCGATCCACAGCGTGGTGCGCCCGGCCTGAGGCACGCCGGTCACGACAAGCGCGCGGGCGTATTTCGGCTCTTTCCGCCCGCGCGCGTGCGCGTCCCGCCGGCACGGCACGCTGAGCTTCCTAGCATCGGCACATGTCCGGCACCTCTCCGCACTCTCCCCTGCGCGTCCGGTGGACGCAGCGCCCGCCCGCGGCCGGGGCCGCCGTGATGGCGACCGGCATCGTGTCGGTCGGGCTGCATCTGACCGGCTACGAGACGCTGTCCCGGATCGCCCTGGTGCTCGGTTGCGCGGCCTGGCTGGGGCTGGCCGCCGATTTCGCCCTACGACTGCTGCGGGAGCGCGCGCGATGGTTCGCGGACGCCGGGACACCGGGCGCCCTGACGGCCGTGGCGGCGACCACCGTGCTCGGCACCCGTTTCTCCGCGCTCGGCCGGCAGACCCTCGCCGAGGCACTGCTGGCACTGTCCGCGCTGCTGTGGCCGGTGCTGATCGTGCTCGTCGTCGGGAACTGGAAGCGGCGGATGCCCGGCGGGGTGTTCCTCGGCTGTGTGGCCACCCAGGGCCTCGCGGTCCTCGGCGCCACGCTCGCCGCTGCCGAGTCGGCGGCATGGCTTGCGCACTCGGCGCTCGTACTGTTCTGGCTCGGCCTGGTCCTCTACGGCGTCGCGCTCTTCCGCTTCGACCCGCGCCAGGTGCTGGAGGGGCCGGGCGACCAGTGGATCGCGGGCGGCGCGCTCGCCCTCTCGGCGCTCGCCGGCGCGCAGCTGATCGCCGCCGACAGCGCGCGCCTGTACCTGTGGAACGACGACGACCGCGGCGTCCTGCGTGCGGTGACCGTGGCGCTGCTGGTGCTCGGCCTGGCCTGGTACGCCGTACTGCTGGTGGCCGAGTTCGTACGCCCGCGCCCGCGCTACGACGCGCGCCGCTGGGCCACCGTGTTCCCCATGGGCATGACCGCGGTGGCGACCCTGTCGGTCGCCGCCGACGTGGATGTCCCGTGGCTCGGGACTCCGGGTGAGGTGCTGCTGTGGATCTCGGTGGCGGCCTGGTCGGCCGTCGCCGCGGGGGCGGTCGACGCCGCCCGTGCCGCCGTCAGGTCCACAGCACCGCGATGAAGATGTTGGCCGTGGTCAGCGCGCCGACCAGGCCGAACAGGCTTTTGTCCACTTT includes:
- a CDS encoding C40 family peptidase gives rise to the protein MASHRKSRPVGTRVAGIRTPALATAALTSVALLSQSANAAPADDRPSLEEVEKKVDDLYRQAESATDNYNAAKEKTAKQRKQVDTLLDDVAQRTQKLNQAREELGSFAAAQYRTGAGASGTATFLLADTPQDYFDETQLMARLTDRQKGAVDDYVSEQSATMKKRQEASQSLQTLTETQSDLKTAKATVQKKLSDAREILSELTAQEKARLAAIEKQKQEEAARKAAELAQQQAAAAEAAQEATAPQESTSTPTDSSYATKAAKALAFARAQIGKPYVWGATGPDSYDCSGLTQAAWKAAGVDLPRVTYDQVNAGTTVSLADAQPGDLVFFYDDISHVGLYIGNGMMIHAPKPGAYVREESIYYDGESAIHSVVRPA
- a CDS encoding tellurite resistance/C4-dicarboxylate transporter family protein, with the translated sequence MSGTSPHSPLRVRWTQRPPAAGAAVMATGIVSVGLHLTGYETLSRIALVLGCAAWLGLAADFALRLLRERARWFADAGTPGALTAVAATTVLGTRFSALGRQTLAEALLALSALLWPVLIVLVVGNWKRRMPGGVFLGCVATQGLAVLGATLAAAESAAWLAHSALVLFWLGLVLYGVALFRFDPRQVLEGPGDQWIAGGALALSALAGAQLIAADSARLYLWNDDDRGVLRAVTVALLVLGLAWYAVLLVAEFVRPRPRYDARRWATVFPMGMTAVATLSVAADVDVPWLGTPGEVLLWISVAAWSAVAAGAVDAARAAVRSTAPR